The following are encoded together in the Lactuca sativa cultivar Salinas chromosome 1, Lsat_Salinas_v11, whole genome shotgun sequence genome:
- the LOC111906523 gene encoding uncharacterized protein LOC111906523: MVEEGDVEETEKGVEAEECEEVLVEEEAEKDKEKETPTLPKPILKENNPLPHFQSQLRSTKREREEEDIMEFFLQGLPPKCKDSRIFSVPCKLWNLDFPKAMLDLRASVNVLLFYIFEKLKLGSLQNTRTIIQLADHSTVHPKGVLEDVLVQVDNLIFPADFYILDMGNLDTFDTNSIILGSPFVKTAKTKIDVFNGIISMKFDEEVVKFQINN, encoded by the exons ATGGTTGAAGAAGGAGATGTGGAAGAGACGGAAAAAGGAGTTGAAGCTGAAGAGTGTGAAGAGGTTTTGGTTGAAGAAGAAGctgaaaaagacaaagaaaaagAAACTCCAACACTACCCAAGCCTATTTTGAAGGAGAACAACCCACTACCGCACTTCCAATCACAACTGAGAAGCACGAAACGCGAGCGCGAGGAAGAGGATATCATGGAATTTTTTTTGCAAG gtttgcCTCCAAAATGCAAGGATTCGAGGATTTTCTCAGTTCCTTGTAAATTGTGgaaccttgattttccaaaagccATGCTTGATCTAAGAGCTTCAGTTAATGTCCTcctattttatatttttgaaaaattaaaattgggaTCTTTGCAAAACACTAGGACAATTATACAGTTGGCTGACCACTCAAcagtacacccaaaaggtgtattGGAGGATGTTCTTGTTCAAGTGGATAATTTGATTTTTCCCGCTGATTTTTACATTTTGGACATGGGAAACTTGGACACTTTTGATACGAACTCTATTATTTTGGGAAGCCCTTTTGTGAAAACTGCAAAAACgaaaattgatgtttttaatGGAATAATTTCaatgaagtttgatgaggaagtggttaaatttcaaattaataattga